AAGCCGTCGTGGTGCTTGGTGGTCAGTACGCCGTAGCTCATCTTCGCCGCGGCGGCCGCGGCAGCCCACTGTGCGCAGTCCACCGCCGTGGGAGCGAAGAGTGTCGGGCTCTGATTCGGGGCCGCCCACTCCTCGTTCGTGAACGTCCCCAGATTGAAGTGGTTGAACATTGCCGAACCGCATGTTCGCCAAGTTGCTGAGATTGGTCTGGGCGTCGGCGGCGGCAGCCTCCGTCAACAGAGGTGACAGCGCAGGGGCGACGGGCAGAGCGGTCGCGGTCACAGCGGCGCCGGCGGCACTCAGCAGCGTGCGACGCGACAGTTTTCCTGAGGACATGGACTCGCTCCTACTCCAGGGGAATTCGGCGCCCCGGGCTGTGGGCTGCTGCTTCGTACACGTGCCCGGCACACGAGCGGCGCGGGGAACTCCTGGGGCTCGGGTGCCGGGTGGTTACGCATGAAGTTCCGCCATGTGACCCGTACTTGTCAACGGGCGTGCAGGGATGAATGCCGCCTTCAATACGTCAACTATCGCCGTAAAAGTGAGGTGTAGGTAGATTTATCTGCCGAGAGACATCACATGTCTCCGGTGCCCGTGCGATCGTCGCGGACCCGGCGTGAACGGCCCGACGCCCACTGCTACGGCGAAGCCCTCACCCAGAGGATTCAAATGCAAGTAAAGCCATCCTTGCGGGCTTGATAAAACCCCTGCTCTCAGGCCTGCTCAGCTTCGTCCGGCACGCGAACAGGAATTCCCCGACGCCTTCTCACCTGACAGCGCCGGCACTCCAATTTACCTACCAGGGACGAACTTTACCTTTCGCCTATGACCGGTTGGAACGGCATCTCATTTGGTCGAATACGCTTCGGCCGTGGTCTCGATCGTAGAGCGGCTCGTACCGGACGAGTTGTGGGAGCCGTTCCAGCGCGTCGTGCCGGAGCCCCCGTCGCGCCCCCAAGGCGGCGGTCGACGTCGGCACGGTGACCGGGAGGTGCTGGCCGCCATCGTCTTCGTGGCGACCTCGGACTGCCCGTGGCAGCAGTTGCCGTCCACATCGTTCGGCCCCTCGGCAGCAACCGTCCACCGTCGCTTCACCGAGTGGACGAACGCAGGCGTGTGGGCTGAGCTGCACCGTCTTTTCCTGGACGGACTCGACGGCCGTGGCGAGTTCGACTGGTCACGCCATGCGATCGACTCGGTCAACAGGCGAGCCGCGAGAGGACAGGTGTCGGCCGAACCGAAGTGAGTCGAGCCGACGATAAGACACTGCCAATTACCCCATTCCTGTGCCCTCGTCCGCCCGTGCAAAATCACCAAATGAGACGCGGTGTCGTGGCGCACGCCGGATTTACGACACCTACGGAACGCGATGTTCAACCCCTTGACGACTTCTGCGTGTTCGTCGATAGTCATGCCTTGATCCGGCCGACCGATTGACGGCTGGATCGCCCCTCGAATTGTTAGCGCTCACAATTCAGAGGGCTCCAAAACCAGACCGCTCGTCAGCCGCATCCAATCCTCCACGCCAACGACCATGCCGCATCACACTTCTGATTGTTAGCGCTAACAATTCCAGCCGGTACGGCAGTCGTCGCCCGTCGTCCGGGCGCCTCTGCTCGCCCGCAGTCCCCCCTCAGCCCGCCCCCAGAGCCCACCGTGACCACGGTCGGGGCGCGGTCTGCGGCTCCGTCCCGACACGCAAGGGAGTTCCAGGTGCCTGCCCTGCTCATCTTCCGCCGGCTGCGCCAGGGGCTGGTCGTCTTCCTGGCCGCGACGGCGCTCGCCCTCGTCGGCCTGGTCGCCTCCGGCGGCGCCTCGTACGCCACCGCCCAAGGCCCCTGTGACATCTACGCGGCGGGCGGCACGCCGTGCGTCGCGGCGCACAGCACCACACGCGCCCTCTTCGCCTCCTACGACGGCCCCCTCTACCAGGTGCAACGAGCGTCGGACAGCTCGGCGCGGAACATCGGCGTCCTGGCCGCCGGAGGAGTCGCCGACGCCGCGGCCCAGGACTCCTTCTGCGCCGGGACGACCTGCACCGTCACCCGCGTCTACGACCAGACCGGCGGCGGCAACACCCTGGTCTAGCAGGGGCCCGGTGGAACCGGCGGTGCCGACACCGCGGCCGGCGCGACCACCGAGGCCGTGAGCGTGGGCGGCCAGAAGGCGTACGCGCTGTACATCAACCCCGGCAACAGCTACTTCGCCTACAACTCCACCGGGGGCGTACCGACCGGCAGTTCACCCGAAGGCGAGTACATGATCACCAGCGGCACCCACGCCAACAACGGCTGCTGCTTCGACTACGGCAACACCGAGACCGACCACCACGCCGACGGCAACGGCGCCATGGACGCGATCAACTTCAGTACGGAGTGCTGGTTCGGCGGCTGCAGCGGAACCGGCCCGTGGGTGCAGGCGGACATCGAGAACGGCCTGTTCAGCGGTGGCAGCAAGGCGTGGAACCCCAACCAGGTGTCCGAGACCAGCCGTTTCGTCACCGCGATGTTCAAGAACAACGGCACCACCCAGATGGCGCTCAAGGGAGCCAACGCCCAGTCCGGGGGTCTCACGCAGCTCTACAGCGGCGCACTGCCCAGCGGATGGAGCCCCATGCACAAGCAGGGCGCGATCATCCTCGGCAGCGGCGGCGACTGCTGCCAGACCAACCACAACGCCAGCGCGGGCACGTTCTACGAGGGCGCCATGGTGAGCGGCTATCCCTCCGACGCCACCGACGCCGCGGTCCAGGCCGACATCGCCGCGGCCGGCTACAGCGCCACCTCACCCTTCGTCCCCGGCGCCAAGCTGTCCCTGCGAGCCACCACTTCCTGCTGCACCGCCGACTATCTGCAGCACGACACCAGCGACGACAAGGTCGTCATCGCGCCCGTGACGGCCGGCAGCTCGGCGACCGACAAGGGGGACGCCACCTGGATCGTCCACGCCGGCCTGGCCGACGGCAACTGCGTCTCCTTCGAGTCGGCCGACGGGCCCGGCCAGTACCTCAGGCACTACGCCTTCCAGCTGCACCTCCAACCCGACGACGGCACCGGTCAGTTCGCCGCCGACGCCACCTTCTGCCCCAAGATCGGCAACAGCGGCACCGGTTACTCCCTTCAGTCCTTCAACTACCCGGCCAAGTACATCCGCCATTACAGCTTCACCGGATACATCGCAAGCAACGGCGGTGGCAACGCCTGGGACACCACCTCGATGTGGTCCCAGGACACCAGCTGGCTCGCCGCATCTCCCTGGAGCTGACGAGCCGCCGGCCCGGGTCCGGTGCCGAGAGGCCTGAACCGGACCGGACCCGGAGACGTCCGCGTGCCCCGCACCGTCCGCCCAGCGGAACACCGGGAACGTCGACGTGCACCACATCCCCCCTGTGAAGGAGTTCCCGCATGACCAAAGCACCGTGGATACGCAGCATCAGACGCGCGCTTCTCGCGGTCGGTGCCACCGCCGCCCTCGCCGCCGGTCTCCTCACGGCCACGGCGACCACCACTCAGGCCGCCACCCAGGCGCCGTGCGACATCTACGCCGCGGGCGGCACCCCCTGCGTCGCCGCGCACAGCACCACCCGCGCCCTGTACTCGACGTACAACGGCCCGCTCTACCAGGTCAGGCGCGCCTCGGACAACACCACGCTGAACATCGGGCTGCTGAGCACCGGCGGATACGCCAACGCCGCCGCTCAGGACACCTTCTGCGCCAACACCAGCTGCGTCATCACCGTCATCTACGACCAGTCCGGCAAGGGCAACAACCTCACCCAGGCGCCCGCGGGCGGAGCGGCCGGCGGGCCGGACAACCTCGCCAACGCCTTCGAGGCACCGGTCACCGTCGGCGGTCATAAGGCGTACGGCGTCTACGTGGCACCGGGCACCGGCTACCGCGACAACACCACCAACGGCATCGCCACCGGCGACCAACCCGAGGGCATGTACGCGATCTTCGACGGCACACACTTCAACGGCGGCTGCTGCTTCGACTACGGCAATGCCGAAACCAGCAGCACCGACACCGGCAACGGCCATATGGAGGCCATCTACTTCGGCAACAGCAAGTCCTGGGGCTACGGCGCGGGCAACGGCCCCTGGGTCATGGCCGACCTCGAGAACGGTCTGTTCTCCGGCGTGAACCGCACTCTCAACTCCGGCGACCCGACCGTCAACAACCGCTTCCTGACCGCCATGGTCAAGGGCGGCCCGAACCAGTGGGCCATCCGCGGCGGCGACGCCCAGGCGGGCAGCCTGTCCCCCTACTACAGCGGCGTACGCCCCAACGTCTCCGGCTACAACCCGATGCACAAGGAGGGCGCGATCATCCTCGGCATCGGCGGCGACAACAGCAAGGGCGCCCAAGGCACCTTCTACGAAGGCGTCATGACCTCCGGCTACCCCTCGGACGCCACTGAGAACGCCGTACAGGCCAACATCACCGCCGCCGGCTACAACAGCGGCTCCACCAGCACCGGTTCGCTGACGCCCGGCTCCCGGATCTCCCTCCAGGCCACCACGTCACCCTGCTGCACCACGGACTACCTCCGCCACGACGACGCCGACACCAAGGTCGTCATCTCCAGCATCAGCTCCGCCAGCTCAGCCACCGACAAGGCGGACGCCACGTGGATCGTCCGCGCGGGCCTGGCCAACAGCTCCTGCCTGTCGTTCGAGTCCGCCAACAACCCCGGCCAGTACCTGCGCCACTACAACTACGAGCTCTACCTCGACACGGACAACGGCGGCAGCACGTTCGCGCAGGACGCCACCTTCTGCCCCACCACGGGCAACAGCGGGACAGGCCACTCGTTCCAGTCCGTCAACTACCCGACGAAGTACATCCGCCACTACAACTACACGGCCTACATCGCCAGCAACGGCGGCTCCAACGCCTGGGACGCCACGTCCTCGTGGGCCCAGGACACCAGCTGGCTCACCGCCTCTCCCTGGAACTGACCAGCCATCCGACTCCTCTGAGCGCACCACCCGTGAGCACGGCGTCCCGGCAACGTCCCGGGACGCCGTGCTCGTCCTCGCTCGGCCCCCATGGACCGTCGATCCGTCAGTGACGACGCCGGGCGGCCATCCACTGCCAAATGTGGGTTCCGTTGATGCTGGGGTCGTTGCGGGCGACGTAGATCCACGACCAGTGGCCGTTGAACTGGTAGCCGTTCCGGACGACTTGGTCGTAGAGCGTCATCAGCGAGCCAGGGATCACGTCATGCGCGTGCACGGTGTTGGCCTGGGGGTCCACGGTGGGATCGTCGCGCGAGGTGACGAGCCAGGTCGGGGTGCTGATCCGGGCCAGCTCGCTGTCGGGGATCAGGGGTGGACCACCGGCCGGGAACGACCCGACGACACCGCAGACCGGCACCGATGCGGCGAACAGAGCGGGATAGACGGTAGTCATCTTCATGCTCATGTAGCCACCGTTGCTGCACCCGGCGACGTGGATCCGGTCGCGGTCGACGGGGTTGCGGCGCGTGACGTCGCTGATGATCTCGTGGATGAGCGGGGCGAAGCGGGGGCCGTCCTCCATCCAGAACGAGGTGCTCTGCGGGGCGACGACGTAGGCGCCGTCGAAGATGCGCTGAGCCTGCGGGGTGGCGAAACCCAGGGCACCGCGGTTGGCTCGCAGCGTGGTCTCGTTGTCGTAGTAGTCGTTGGGCAGTGAGGCGCCCTCGCCTCCGCCGTGCAGCCATAGGATCAGCGGGCGCTTCTTGTGCCGGGAAGCGTGGGAGCCGGTGGGCGAGTACAGCCGGTACTTCATTCCCGAGCCGGAGATGTGCGAACTGAAGGCGTCCACCTCGGGGTCCGACAGCCGCGGGTGCTGCACGAAGTCGTCGATGGTGATCGTCCGGTGGTCGCGCAAGGGGATCGGGGCGTGCTGGGTGAGGGTGTAGACGAGGTCGAGCATCACGTTGCGGCCCGCGCGCGCGAGGTAGCCGAGCGTGCCGCCCCCGGTCTGTCCCTCGCCGTGGCTCAGTTCGAGCACGATGTCGCCGTGGTGGTCGAGGCGAACGGCGGTCACCGTCCGGTCGAGGTCGTACTCGCCGAAGATGATGTCGTCCGGGGGGACGGGAAACGGGCTGGCGGCCTTGGCGTGCACGCCGAAGGTGCCGGTGGTGAGACCGGCCGGGTCGATCGGGCCGAGCCGGGAGGTCCTGAGGGTGATCGACGTGACCTGTTCACCGCCGTCGAGCACCTGGGCGTTCAGGGTGAATCTCACGCTGGTGGTCGCACCGTCGTCTGCGTGGGCGGCAACTCCCGGCAGGGACAGGCCGGCGGCGCTCGCTCCGGCGGCCAGAACGGTGCGACGGCTGATACGTGGTGCCATGCGGACTCCTTGTGGGGGTCGGAGGCTTCACCGCGACCTGTTCACGCCGACTCGGCGGCGAAGCCGCCCAAGGGCGCGAACGGTCGGCCCCGTCTGCCGAGGCTCACCCCACCGGACGCCAACCGGTGACAGGAGTCAAGAGTGCGTACACGAGTGACGGGGCCTTACTGGGTCCCCGAGTTCCAACTCGTCGGCGTCCAGCGGAGGGAAGCCGGTCGGGCCGCCGTCGTGTCGACGGCGGCCCGACACCCCATCAGGTGCGGGTCCAGCGCTGGTTGCTGCCGTTCGAGCAGGAGTAGAGCTGGATCAGGGTGCCGTTGGCGGTGGCGGCTCCGGCCGCGTCGAGGCAGAGGCCGGACTGGACGCCGACGATGGTTCCGTCGGAGTTGAGGCGCCACTTCTGGTTGTCGCCGCCCCAGCAGCTGTAGATCTGGACCTTGGTGCCGTTGCCGGTGCCGGCGGCGTCCAGGCACTTGTTGCCGTACACCCTGAGCTCACTGGCGCTGGTGTACGTCCACTGCTGGTTGGTGGCACTGTGGCAGTCCCACAGCTGGAGCTGGGTGCCGTCGGTGGTGGTGGCGTTAGGGACGTCCAGGCAGCGGCCCGAGCCGACGCCCTTGATCTGTCCGGAGCCCGAAGGGGGCGTGGAGGTACCGCCGTTGAGGGCGTTGAGGACCGCGGTGTAGGCGGCCTTCTTGCTGCCGTCGCCGTTGAAGAGCAGCGGTGTCTGGTCGGCTCGCCAGGAGTCGGTGTCGCGCACACCCCAGACGGTGATGCCGAGGCAGCGGGTAACGGCCAGGCAGTCGTTGGTCACGTTGGCGTAGGTCGAGGCCGGCGCGCCCTGGATGTCGAGTTCGGTGATGGC
Above is a window of Streptomyces griseorubiginosus DNA encoding:
- a CDS encoding AbfB domain-containing protein, encoding MRATTSCCTADYLQHDTSDDKVVIAPVTAGSSATDKGDATWIVHAGLADGNCVSFESADGPGQYLRHYAFQLHLQPDDGTGQFAADATFCPKIGNSGTGYSLQSFNYPAKYIRHYSFTGYIASNGGGNAWDTTSMWSQDTSWLAASPWS
- a CDS encoding alpha-L-arabinofuranosidase B, with translation MTKAPWIRSIRRALLAVGATAALAAGLLTATATTTQAATQAPCDIYAAGGTPCVAAHSTTRALYSTYNGPLYQVRRASDNTTLNIGLLSTGGYANAAAQDTFCANTSCVITVIYDQSGKGNNLTQAPAGGAAGGPDNLANAFEAPVTVGGHKAYGVYVAPGTGYRDNTTNGIATGDQPEGMYAIFDGTHFNGGCCFDYGNAETSSTDTGNGHMEAIYFGNSKSWGYGAGNGPWVMADLENGLFSGVNRTLNSGDPTVNNRFLTAMVKGGPNQWAIRGGDAQAGSLSPYYSGVRPNVSGYNPMHKEGAIILGIGGDNSKGAQGTFYEGVMTSGYPSDATENAVQANITAAGYNSGSTSTGSLTPGSRISLQATTSPCCTTDYLRHDDADTKVVISSISSASSATDKADATWIVRAGLANSSCLSFESANNPGQYLRHYNYELYLDTDNGGSTFAQDATFCPTTGNSGTGHSFQSVNYPTKYIRHYNYTAYIASNGGSNAWDATSSWAQDTSWLTASPWN
- a CDS encoding prolyl oligopeptidase family serine peptidase — its product is MAPRISRRTVLAAGASAAGLSLPGVAAHADDGATTSVRFTLNAQVLDGGEQVTSITLRTSRLGPIDPAGLTTGTFGVHAKAASPFPVPPDDIIFGEYDLDRTVTAVRLDHHGDIVLELSHGEGQTGGGTLGYLARAGRNVMLDLVYTLTQHAPIPLRDHRTITIDDFVQHPRLSDPEVDAFSSHISGSGMKYRLYSPTGSHASRHKKRPLILWLHGGGEGASLPNDYYDNETTLRANRGALGFATPQAQRIFDGAYVVAPQSTSFWMEDGPRFAPLIHEIISDVTRRNPVDRDRIHVAGCSNGGYMSMKMTTVYPALFAASVPVCGVVGSFPAGGPPLIPDSELARISTPTWLVTSRDDPTVDPQANTVHAHDVIPGSLMTLYDQVVRNGYQFNGHWSWIYVARNDPSINGTHIWQWMAARRRH